The window CAAACAGAAGTTCATGGGAGGAAAAAAAACACACATAAAATTAACAATCAAAGCAAATGGCAAACTGAAATGAGATCAGACGTTTGATATCTGATTGCTCAGCGTTCACTTACCATGAAAGATCATGCATTTTTGTACAAGCGCTTTGCTAATATACAAAACTACAGCAAGCCTTTATCCCACTAAGTGAGTCGGCTACATGGACTTCTAACCCATTGTCCTGTATCTCCTACTACAACTTTatctatatttaaataaattttatcctGTTTTATTGTTACTAACAAAGTCTTCTTGGGCCTCCCTCTTAGTTGGTTAATGTCTCTATCAATTTGTCATCGTTTCAGATCGCATATGTACTGGTACCGGTGTGGTACAAAGACAACCGCAATTAACACCCAAAATGGCCACAGCTTAAAATTTGACCACCTAGCAGTTGTCCCTTGGCATCTCCAATCAAAAATGCATAAAGCACAGGTGTAAACCGAACCAGTTCATGACAGCGGTGGGcgtataaaaaaaatgagagcGCACATCCCACAATAACAGTAGATAAAGAACGACGAGCCATGACTTGAAAATGGTGTGAGAACCACAGGTCTCAACATGTCATTTTGGGGGTAAAATAGGTCCCATGGGCAAAATTCAATCGAAAAATGGAATATAAATATTTagcaacttcaattatttaagaGGACGAACGATGATCGCCGTCTCTCGGTCCACCCTAGCCCTTTGCATCAACTAAATGCAAGCACAACTGCCAAATTAGTCTAGTTCAAAGCCGATAAAGAACAAGGGCATAATTGGACAAAACAAGGTAACAAACATCGATAATTGACCAGCACAATCAGGTCTTAACATATTTCATTGGATTCCAAGGGCAGAATGTTCAAAGCCCACGGGAGTGGGAGCACACCGAGCATGAACGATCCCAGGAACAACCTCCTATTACATCTGCACAACATTTTTAGAACTGCAAGTTTTATTTCTCCCAGAAACAAATGTCAGGTTTGCTATTGTAGCTCTCCCAATCATTTTTTACCATTTGATCATGTGGACAACGAATACTTTACACGAGACCCACGCCACATTTAAGGAATCTCGGTGTAGGCTGTAGCGAAGAAAAAACCCCTAAGCTCAGGGCAGTAAAAAGTTACTTCAAATGCAGTAGACTATAATACAAGGAGAAAATAAGTGTTTGATAAGCATTTATCTCATGTCAGAGATCACCCCCCACAGAAAGAAAATCTGAAGGGGCCCCCAGTGATTATCATTTCGAAGACACAGGCCACTATTCTTGACCTGCACTGAAAAGACACGAAATGTATAACTCCATCCACGCCGCACAGAGATCCGACGGACATAAACCAAATCGCCAGAAGTATCTTCCAGAAATATATTTAACATTGCAAATCTCTTGACCCCACATTCACTATTCACTCCTCGAATCATGCGATAATGAACAGCATTTGATtggaataatatattaaatttctaaTCTTTCACCCTCCAGAAAACCCTCTGAGAATCGAGACGATAAGATGACGATTACCGTTCACAGCAGCCTGAATCCAAAGTAAGAAGCCATCTTCATCCACTAATTGCTATTATAACCTGAACCCCAGTAAGCTTAGTCCAGTATTGACAATATCATCTACACTCGCATATACTAATATACAGAGAGTAAGAATGTGTGATGTGTGTTTATGACTTTATGTATCGTACCCGAATACTCTAAATAGAAGAACAAATAAAGTTAGAATCTTCACGGGGTATTACATAAATTTCAACTAAGCCAAAGAGAAAGGGACTCTGTTTGAACCTCAGAATGCAAACAAGAACCCAAAACCCCCAAGTCTTGTCTATGTAAAATCAATTATAGTATTTTACCATTTCATGGTGTGAGGTTTTGATTAAATAATGTAATAATGGTACGACATGGGAAATAAAGAAAATCCAAAATAGGATGCAACCGCTTAACGGGAAGTTTCCTAACAATGACTTCTTAAAATTCTATAATACTTCCAAGTTAAAGAATTAACTCCTCGTTTGGGATCAGTGAGTAAAAAGTCAGGTAACAAAAGAACAAGAAGTCTACGTACCTTTCTTATGGTTCAGATTTTTCAACTGTGACGAACTTTCTTGATAGTTTTGAAGAGAGAACAGCAACTATTTAGTTCAGAAATGGCCCCGTCGAGTCAGATTGAATGTGCTTTGGTCCTTGCAAGTTTCAAGGAAAAAATGGTGTTGTTTTCTTGATAGAGTACCTATTTATGAATTATCAGACATGATTAATCTTGAGCCAAAAAAATTCTGTTGCGACTTGTGAGAGGAGGGAAGAAGAAAACAAGACAAAATGAGAAACCCAAGAAGAATTTGATAAGTGCCAACTCTTCAATGATTTTGGGACACTAGAAAATAGAGTAATTGTTTGAGGGTGATTCAGTAAGTTCGCTAATGCTGTCTGAAAAGATATAAGATCTCTTAAATTAGAATCTTGTCTACTTGAGTGAATCTTTGATATTAAAGAATTTGGAGTGCCTAAATAAACAGTGTTCCAGTTTTGAGAAAgcgtttatatattttttgttgaaaaaaattgagaaagagTCTAAAATACATTAAGCAACCTGAAATATTAATAGACTAATataactcttttttttaaaaaaaaacccctaAATCTACCCTGCTGATGACATTAGCGTTAACTAACTAGGTTGAACTCAACTGAAAATCTCTATGGGGCGATCGACCACCTGTGATTTCGGGCAGAAAGATGCAAGAACACAGTGATGATTTTGCTCAAAAGAATCATCAGCAATTGCCATTGCAGATCGCCTATCAAGCTCCCACACCCTCTAAATTACCTCGAGCACCTTCCGCAAAACTATGCCCTTCTCTTCTCCTCTTCGAAATTTTCCAATTCCAACTCGcccttttttctttcttcaatttcaTGGGGGGCCTTCACGCTTTCGACTCAGTATGTGTCCACAAAATCGGGAAATCTCTTGGAAAGGAGCCTGGAAAGTGACAAAGCATCGCGGGTTTTCTTTAAAGAAAAGATTGAATTTTTAGAATTTGAGGATGAAAAGGACTGTGAAAAAACCTCTGAAATGAATGAGGAACTGGGAAATTTGGAGGAAGAAGTGGGGAGTTTGTATAAGGGAAGACATGAAAACGAGGCTAGTGTGAATTCTGCAGCTAAAAGAAACTTGTGGGCATTGTTTCATGATAAGAAGATGAAAATATGCTCGGGGAACAAGGATCAGATTGTTCATAAGGAGCTATCTTCTGATATGCAAATGTTCGCACACCATTTGTATAGGGAAGGATACTTCAATGGCGCGAATTTAATGCCAGAAAATAAGTTTGATTCCACTTGTTTTCGGATCGGTTTTGCCCGTGAGTTCTTGAAGTTTGTGGCTGTAGAGTTTGGAAAAGATCACCAGGAGATTGCCAAGTAAGGACCAAGGATACCTACTTTTACGTTCGATCAAGGCTTCTTACTCAAAGTTGTCAGACTAAATTCTTTTCTATCCCAATTTTTAATAGTTCTCATGGCGCTTTAATTAAGAATTGAACTTGGTGGTCCAATGCTATTAACTGGTGGATGTTTATAGAGAgatttaatagttttttttatcacgTATTATAGACGAGGAACCATAAAATCCGGGTAAGTTTGGTGGGGTAAATCGGAAGGATTAGCCcagagatttttttaaatcttgaatCTCAAAGTTCATTGTTTGCTACTGTAAGATAGATCATTGTATGCAATATGCCAATAGCCGAATGCATTTTTAGGTCGACAAATGGTCCGTCTGTGGTTTCTCGCTTCATTACTACGACCTATCACAACGATTAATTTTCTTTTCCTGTTGTTTGCGTAGAAAGATATAATTCAAGGAATTGAGTTTCTTTGCTGACAAGTCTAGCTCCTTGAAAAAAAGATGTGTCATTATTTTCTTGCAGGATAGCATATTCGTAGTAAATTATTGTAATGCATACTGAATTCGTATGCCAGATGGTTGTCTGCAGGTGATCTGAAAACGATAGCCCTTTTCGGGTGCCCGTCCTTTGGGTATAATAGCATTAATGCAGCCAAGAATTTGCGCAGATTCTTCGAAATTGAAGAACATGGGGCGAGTCTCCTTGAATGCTTTAACAGTTGCCTTTTTGCTTATGATGTGTACCATAAAAAGCTTACCAGCACAAGGTGTTCGTTTCAGGTTTGCCAAAAGTGCAGAATGAGACAATGGTGCAAGCGAGCTGATAAAAGAGCTTGGAATGATGCTACCAAGTTAAGTTTGTCTGACGTGATCAGGGTCCTTGTTTTGTATGCAATGGCATCAGTACCTCAGCAGCTGGTGATTTCAAAGGAAATTAAGGATTCTGTTAGTCGATTACTGAAGGAGATCATAAATCTCAGTAAAACTGTGACCCGGAGCTTTCCCAGAACCTCATTGTAGGTAATTCAGTTGATTCTACTAATCTATTATGTTTGATGTACAGATCGACTTTAAGCTTCTTCAATTCTATCCATAACTTATTCCTGAGCTATTTCTGTTGCAACATAATAGTGATGAAAATTGGAAGTTTAATATTCtcaaacgatttttaaaaaaattaatttcgtcATGAAAAGGTTGTATGTCAGAGTGATCATTGTATAACAAGAAATCATAAAAGAGCTTTGCTCAAGTCAGTTTGGCTTAGTTCCATTTTAATTACGATATAacgtgaagaaaaacacaagaatTCAGATTCCCATCTGTTTTTATCTCGGCCATA of the Primulina huaijiensis isolate GDHJ02 chromosome 1, ASM1229523v2, whole genome shotgun sequence genome contains:
- the LOC140977088 gene encoding uncharacterized protein, encoding MILLKRIISNCHCRSPIKLPHPLNYLEHLPQNYALLFSSSKFSNSNSPFFLSSISWGAFTLSTQYVSTKSGNLLERSLESDKASRVFFKEKIEFLEFEDEKDCEKTSEMNEELGNLEEEVGSLYKGRHENEASVNSAAKRNLWALFHDKKMKICSGNKDQIVHKELSSDMQMFAHHLYREGYFNGANLMPENKFDSTCFRIGFAREFLKFVAVEFGKDHQEIAKWLSAGDLKTIALFGCPSFGYNSINAAKNLRRFFEIEEHGVCQKCRMRQWCKRADKRAWNDATKLSLSDVIRVLVLYAMASVPQQLVISKEIKDSVSRLLKEIINLSKTVTRSFPRTSL